From bacterium, one genomic window encodes:
- a CDS encoding NAD-dependent epimerase/dehydratase family protein — translation MSVTHWNGRRVLVTGATGIVGSWLCRELLEQGAQVVVLIRDADPQSELYRSGDIQRTTVIAGELENYATVERALNEHEVDSVFHLGAQTIVGTALRSPLQTFKSNIEGSWNVLEACRRLEGLVRSVIVASSDKAYGEQPELPYHEDMPLLANHPYDVSKSCTDMLARSYSVTYGLPVAIARCGNIYGGGDLNWSRIVPGTIRSLNNGERPIVRSDGSFVRDYLYVRDAVSAYLAMAEAIDRDDVRGEAFNFSTESWVTVLEIVNSLCKLMGSDLQADVRNEVRAEIPSQSLSAAKAQRVLGWSAKWNLEKGLTETIDWYRDYLGRS, via the coding sequence ATGAGTGTCACCCACTGGAACGGACGACGGGTCCTGGTCACCGGTGCTACGGGCATCGTCGGCTCCTGGCTATGCCGCGAACTACTCGAGCAGGGTGCGCAGGTCGTCGTACTGATTCGCGATGCCGATCCGCAGTCGGAGCTGTATCGCAGCGGAGATATCCAGCGCACCACGGTGATCGCGGGTGAGTTGGAAAACTACGCAACCGTCGAGCGGGCGCTCAATGAGCACGAAGTAGATTCGGTATTTCACCTGGGGGCGCAGACGATCGTCGGAACGGCGCTACGCTCACCTCTGCAGACATTCAAGAGCAATATCGAAGGTAGCTGGAACGTGCTGGAAGCGTGTCGGCGTCTGGAAGGTCTGGTTCGCAGCGTCATCGTCGCATCGAGTGACAAGGCCTACGGTGAACAACCCGAGCTTCCCTACCACGAAGACATGCCTCTGCTCGCCAACCACCCCTACGACGTATCGAAGAGTTGCACCGATATGCTGGCACGCAGCTATTCCGTTACGTACGGGCTGCCGGTGGCGATTGCGCGCTGCGGAAATATCTACGGCGGCGGTGATCTCAACTGGAGCCGCATCGTACCCGGTACGATCCGCTCGCTGAACAACGGAGAGCGTCCGATCGTGCGCAGCGATGGCAGCTTTGTGCGCGACTATCTCTACGTGCGTGACGCCGTTTCCGCCTATCTGGCGATGGCCGAAGCGATCGATCGCGACGACGTGCGCGGTGAAGCGTTCAATTTCAGTACCGAATCCTGGGTCACGGTTCTCGAGATCGTGAATTCGCTGTGCAAGCTGATGGGCAGCGACCTGCAGGCTGACGTGCGAAACGAGGTGCGTGCCGAGATTCCGAGTCAGTCGCTTTCCGCTGCAAAGGCCCAGCGGGTGCTGGGTTGGAGCGCCAAATGGAATCTGGAGAAGGGTCTGACCGAAACGATCGATTGGTATCGCGACTACCTGGGGCGGAGCTGA
- the rfbF gene encoding glucose-1-phosphate cytidylyltransferase: MKVILLAGGLGTRLSEETETRPKPMVEIGGQPILWHIMKHYAGFGHNEFCVALGYRGKMIKEYFLNYSLLATPEVTVELRTGDVSASGHHPEDWKVHLADTGQNTMTGGRLKRLSHHVSDGTFMLTYGDGVSNVDLDKLVAFHKSHGKLATVTAVRPPARFGDLLMKEDTVLEFVEKPMAAEGWINGGFFVFEPGVLDFLEGDSTVLEREPLARLAQGGQLRAYRHPGFWQCMDTARDLRVLEQLWTSGDAPWAERFDETQGS; this comes from the coding sequence ATGAAGGTCATCCTCCTCGCCGGGGGTCTCGGAACACGCCTCTCTGAGGAAACCGAGACCCGACCCAAGCCCATGGTCGAAATCGGCGGACAGCCGATTCTCTGGCACATCATGAAGCACTACGCGGGATTCGGGCACAACGAGTTCTGCGTGGCGCTGGGCTATCGCGGCAAGATGATCAAGGAGTACTTCCTGAACTACTCCCTGCTCGCCACGCCCGAGGTGACGGTCGAGCTGCGAACCGGTGACGTTTCTGCAAGTGGGCACCACCCCGAAGACTGGAAGGTGCACCTGGCGGACACGGGCCAGAATACGATGACCGGCGGGCGCCTGAAGCGCCTCTCCCATCACGTGTCGGATGGAACCTTCATGCTGACCTACGGGGATGGTGTGTCCAATGTCGATCTCGACAAGCTCGTGGCCTTCCACAAGTCGCATGGCAAGCTCGCGACGGTCACCGCGGTGCGCCCGCCCGCGCGCTTCGGGGATCTGCTCATGAAGGAAGACACGGTCCTGGAATTCGTGGAGAAACCGATGGCGGCCGAGGGTTGGATCAACGGAGGTTTCTTCGTATTCGAACCCGGCGTGCTCGATTTCCTGGAAGGCGATTCGACCGTACTCGAACGCGAGCCGCTCGCGCGCCTGGCCCAGGGCGGGCAGTTGCGCGCGTATCGGCACCCGGGATTCTGGCAGTGCATGGACACCGCGCGCGATCTGCGCGTGCTCGAGCAACTCTGGACCAGCGGCGATGCACCCTGGGCCGAGCGCTTCGATGAAACACAGGGCTCGTGA
- the rfbC gene encoding dTDP-4-dehydrorhamnose 3,5-epimerase, with protein MRFEKTPLIGAYVIEIEEHRDERGFFARTYCRDEFRRLGLEPNVAQSSVSFNQRRGTLRGMHFQEAPHAEVRVVRCTRGRIFDVIVDLRSDSADRGRWYGAELSAENHRALYVPKGFAHGFQTLEDRTEVLYDISVPYAPEATRGYHYASPAFGIDWPLPPADVSERDQQLDSLDG; from the coding sequence ATGCGCTTCGAGAAAACGCCACTGATCGGTGCCTACGTGATCGAAATCGAAGAGCACCGGGACGAGCGCGGTTTCTTCGCCCGAACCTACTGCCGGGACGAATTCCGCAGGCTGGGACTCGAGCCGAACGTGGCCCAGTCGAGCGTCTCCTTCAATCAGCGACGAGGCACCCTGCGCGGGATGCACTTCCAGGAGGCCCCCCACGCAGAAGTCCGCGTGGTGCGCTGCACGCGAGGCCGGATCTTCGACGTGATCGTGGATTTGCGCTCCGACTCAGCGGACCGCGGCCGCTGGTACGGCGCCGAGCTCTCGGCCGAGAACCACCGCGCGCTGTACGTTCCGAAGGGATTTGCGCACGGGTTCCAGACCTTGGAAGACCGCACCGAGGTCCTGTACGACATCTCCGTACCCTACGCTCCTGAAGCCACGCGAGGCTATCACTACGCGTCTCCAGCGTTCGGAATCGACTGGCCGCTGCCCCCGGCCGACGTGAGCGAACGCGATCAGCAGCTCGACTCTCTCGACGGATAG
- a CDS encoding thiolase family protein — MAREAVIVDSVRTGLAKAHRGSFNMTEPVDYLAHTLKAVVDRQSNLDPSEVYDVITGCGMPEGCQGMNMSRIAAMAAGLPVEVAGTTINRFCSSGSQAVMMAAHQVIHEGVDAVIGAGVETITMMQDGTQNTNRMVNEQAKNRFPGLYFPMGITAEVVADRYKVSREDQDAYSLQSQQRYAAAVENGSIAEEIVPMTVTRRVQKKGEDPYEEEFTVNADECNRPNTTLDGLSSLKPVFKPAEDGGTVTAGNASQLSDGASATLVMSAERAKQLSLTPLGFYRGSAVAGCKPDEMGIGPIYAVPKLLKQHGLTMDDIDIVELNEAFASQLLQCQRVLDIPNEKLNPNGGSISIGHPFGMTGSRMTGTLLRELKRQGKRYGIVTMCVGGGQGFASLFEAA; from the coding sequence ATGGCTCGTGAAGCCGTCATCGTCGACAGTGTCCGCACCGGCCTTGCAAAAGCTCATCGCGGTTCGTTCAACATGACCGAACCCGTCGACTATCTCGCTCATACACTCAAGGCGGTCGTAGATCGCCAATCCAATCTGGATCCTTCTGAAGTCTACGACGTGATCACTGGTTGCGGCATGCCGGAAGGCTGCCAGGGCATGAATATGTCACGCATTGCAGCGATGGCCGCCGGTCTGCCCGTAGAAGTTGCGGGTACCACGATCAACCGTTTCTGCTCTTCCGGCTCCCAGGCCGTGATGATGGCTGCGCACCAGGTGATCCACGAAGGCGTGGACGCTGTGATCGGAGCCGGTGTCGAGACCATTACGATGATGCAGGACGGGACGCAGAACACCAATCGCATGGTCAACGAGCAGGCAAAAAACCGCTTCCCCGGCCTGTACTTCCCGATGGGCATCACGGCCGAAGTCGTTGCAGATCGCTACAAGGTGTCGCGTGAAGACCAGGACGCCTACTCACTGCAGAGCCAGCAGCGCTACGCAGCCGCGGTCGAAAACGGCTCCATCGCTGAAGAGATCGTGCCCATGACCGTTACGCGTCGCGTGCAGAAGAAGGGCGAGGATCCCTACGAAGAAGAGTTCACCGTCAATGCCGATGAGTGCAATCGCCCGAACACCACGCTCGATGGCCTCTCCAGCTTGAAGCCGGTCTTCAAGCCCGCGGAAGACGGCGGCACCGTTACTGCTGGAAATGCCTCGCAGCTCTCCGACGGTGCATCGGCCACTCTGGTCATGTCCGCCGAGCGCGCGAAGCAGCTCAGCCTGACGCCGCTGGGCTTCTACCGCGGCTCCGCAGTCGCCGGCTGCAAGCCCGATGAAATGGGCATCGGCCCGATCTACGCGGTACCCAAGCTGCTCAAGCAGCACGGCCTGACGATGGACGATATCGATATCGTCGAACTGAACGAGGCCTTCGCTTCGCAGTTGCTGCAGTGCCAGCGCGTGCTCGATATTCCGAACGAGAAGCTCAATCCAAACGGCGGCTCGATCTCGATCGGCCATCCGTTCGGCATGACCGGCTCGCGAATGACCGGCACCCTGCTACGCGAGCTGAAGCGCCAGGGCAAGCGCTACGGAATCGTCACCATGTGCGTCGGTGGCGGTCAGGGCTTCGCCAGTCTGTTCGAGGCGGCCTAG